TCTACTAATCTCTTTCTTCCATTTCAACTTGGCAGCAAGGAGACTTGCTAGTTCAGCTGAAACCCAACAACCTTTACCCTTCCAATACCACAATGGCGCTCTTCTTACTGGAAAAATCTCCATCAATCTAATCTGGTATGGCAAATTCAAGCCCACACAAAGAGCTATTATCTCAGATTTCATTGCCTCTCTTTCTACTTCCACACCCACAAAATCTCAACCCTCTGTTGCCACCTGGTGGAAAACCACCGAGAAATACTACCACCTTAGCAGCTCAAAGAAGGCCTCCACTCTTTTACTCTCAATGGGTACACAGATCATTGATGAGACTTACTCCTTAGGCAAATCACTCTCAAATCAGCAAATAGAACAGTTGGCATCAAAGGGTGCCCATAAAAATGCCATTAACGTGGTTCTAACATCAGCTGATGTGGCAGTTGAAGGCTTTTGTATGAGCAAATGTGGAACCCATGGATCTTCAAAAGTTGCATCTGTTCAAGGCAAAAGCTACAAATTTGCTTACATTTGGGTTGGAAACTCGGAGACTCAATGCCCAGGTCAATGCGCTTGGCCATTTCACCAGCCCATATATGGACCCCAGAGCCCTCCCCTTGTTGCTCCCAACAACGATGTGGGTCTGGACGGCATGGTCATCAACCTGGCTAGTCTCTTGGCTGGTACAACTACGAACCCATTTGGAAATGGCTACTTTCAAGGACCAAAGGACGCGCCATTAGAGGCTGCATCGGCTTGTCCCGGTGTGTATGGCAAGGGAGCATACCCTGGTTATGCTGGGGACCTGTTGGTTGACCCCACCACAGGCGCTAGCTATAATGCAAATGGTGGCAATGGAAGGAAATACTTGCTTCCAGCTCTATTTGACCCATCTACCAAATCTTGTTCAACTCTTGTCTGAGGGATGATTATGAAACGTGCCTACACGTTATTGTATACAAAAAATGTCTTAGACAATAGAATCAAGAGATAGAtaaattctttgatttattgATTCATTTGTATTACGGTCAGATAATGAAATTCCAATATTCTTTTATAACCTATTCGTAAGCTTGTGATTCTTTTAGCATTGATACAACAAAATTAATGAGTCCTCGAAAAAATACAGTGgatttatgaaaaatgttatgtccacgCTGCACGTAATTAACCACTTCAgcaattgtaaaaaatgttgtgaaaaaagtTGTGCATTAGCATTACTGTAGGgtagattaaaaagaaaaaattatagaaagttaaagttttcagaaaaaaaaccgaaaaaaaataaataaataatttatgtcATGGGCCTTATAGTTCAATGGGATCATTAAGTTCTGCCATAGAGAAA
The sequence above is drawn from the Quercus lobata isolate SW786 chromosome 12, ValleyOak3.0 Primary Assembly, whole genome shotgun sequence genome and encodes:
- the LOC115971718 gene encoding protein EXORDIUM-like isoform X1 — protein: MASLVYTHLLLQLVLLISFFHFNLAARRLASSAETQQPLPFQYHNGALLTGKISINLIWYGKFKPTQRAIISDFIASLSTSTPTKSQPSVATWWKTTEKYYHLSSSKKASTLLLSMGTQIIDETYSLGKSLSNQQIEQLASKGAHKNAINVVLTSADVAVEGFCMSKCGTHGSSKVASVQGKSYKFAYIWVGNSETQCPGQCAWPFHQPIYGPQSPPLVAPNNDVGLDGMVINLASLLAGTTTNPFGNGYFQGPKDAPLEAASACPGVYGKGAYPGYAGDLLVDPTTGASYNANGGNGRKYLLPALFDPSTKSCSTLV
- the LOC115971718 gene encoding protein EXORDIUM-like isoform X2: MASLVYTHLLLQLVLLISFFHFNLAARRLASSAETQQPLPFQYHNGALLTGKISINLIWYGKFKPTQRAIISDFIASLSTSTPTKSQPSVATWWKTTEKYYHLSSSKKASTLLLSMGTQIIDETYSLGKSLSNQQIEQLASKGAHKNAINVVLTSADVAVEGFCMSKCGTHGSSKVASVQGKSYKFAYIWVGNSETQCPGQCAWPFHQPIYGPQSPPLVAPNNDVGLDGMVINLASLLAGTTTNPFGNGYFQGPKDAPLEAASACPGVYGKGAYPGYAGDLLVDPTTGASYNANGGNGRKYLLPALFDPSTKSCSTLV